CTCTCTATTATATTGTCACTTGAGCCTTCGTAAATAAACTTCTGAAGTTTTTCCTCTGGTGTTAACGTTTTCAATGTCGTTAAATTATCTATATCTATCACAAGTAAATCACTGTCATATCCTTTTTCAAAGCTACCTACCTTACCAAAAAAACTACCTCCACCTTTAGTAGCTAGATAGAATGCTTCTGATAATGTCAAAGGAGCTAATTCCTTTTGGTTTTGTAACCATACCATCTTTGATGTGTGTATTGCTCCTACCATTACTCGCGGAATACTAAGTATATGTCCTCCAGATATATCTGATCCAAGACCTACATTAACCCCTGCATTGAGATACTCTCTTATTGGACTCATTCCACTTGACAAGTTGAAATTGGAATATGGACAATGAGCTGCATAAACACCATTATCAGCCATTAAATCAATTTCTTCATCTGTATTATGAACGCAGTGAGCCATTATGGTCTTGCTTTGTCCAAATAAACTGAAATCATCATAGACAGATGCATAATTCTTAGAATTCGGATATAATTCTTTAACCCATTCTACTTCTGATGTATTTTCATTTAAATGTGATTGTACAGGTATATTATATTCTATAGCGAGATTTCCTAATTCTGTAAGCAACTCATCTGTGCATGTTGGAATAAATCTAGGTGTAATAATTGGTCTAACTAATTCCGATCTATCCTTGTATTCTAATATTAACTCTTTTGTATCTTTTATGGACTCATATGTATCTTCAGTTAAATTTGGTGCACTATTTCTGTCCATATTAACCTTACCTATATATGCACCAAGTCCTGATTCTATAAACATATCCATTAATAATTTAGTACTATTTAAAAATATTGTTGAGTATACAGCACTTCTTGTTGTACCTTCCTTCCAGATATCATTAATAAACTCCTTAAATACTCTCCTTGAATATTCAATGTCTTTATATTTACTTTCTTCTGGAAATGTATAGGTATTTAGCCACGGAATCAATTCCTTGTCCATACCCAAGCCCCTATTTGGATACTGTGGAGCATGAAGATGTACATCAACAAATCCTGGTATAATTATTTTACCAGAAAAATCATAAAAATCATAGTTTTTGTATAAATCTTCTAATTGGTGTGAAATCTTTACGACTTTACAGTTTTCGATTATAAGATATGAGTCTTCATATATTTCAAATTCGCCCTTAGTTGGAGTATGGATTATGTCCCCTTTAAACACAGATTTTATCACACTTATCACTCCCCAAAATAATATATGAAAGGATATGTTAAAATAGTACCATATAAATTATAGTAGAATTTGTAGAGTTTTAATATATTAAAACTCTACAAAAATAATTATTGATCTGACTCCCATCTCAGTGATCTTTGAACTGCATTTCTCCATCCTTTATATAATTTTTCTCTTTGGGTTTCCTCCATAAAAGGTTCAAACACTCTTTCAACTTTCCATCTACTCATTATATCTTGTTTGCTTTCCCAAAAACCCACTGCAATTCCAGCTAAGTAGGTTACTCCTAAAGCTGTTGCTTCAGTAACTTCAGGTCTCTCAACGTCAACATTTAGGATATCTGATTGGAATTGCATTAAAAAGTTATTTACCACTGAGCTACCATCAACTCTAAGTTTTTGTAATCTTATTCCCGAATCCTCTTTCATTGCCTCCAATACATCCCTAGTTTCATATGCAATTGCTTCTAGTGTAGCTCTTACAATGTGCTCTGCCTTAGATCCACGTGTCAATCCTACTATTGCTCCCCTAGCATACATATCCCAATGAGGTGCTCCTATTCCTGTAAAGGCTGGTACTAAATAGACTCCATTAGTGTCCTTCACCAATGTGGCCATAGTTTCTGATTCTGCAGCAGTTCGAATAATCCTTAATTCATCCCTAAGCCATTGTACTGCTGCTCCAGCAACAAATATGCTACCTTCCAATGCATATTCTATTCTACCATCTATCCCCCAAGCTATAGTAGTCAGAAGTCCGCTCTTTGACTCTACAAATTCATCACCTGTATTCATAAGCATAAAACAACCTGTTCCATAAGTGTTTTTTGCCATACCTGGTTTTAGACATGCCTGACCAAATAAAGCTGCCTGTTGATCCCCTGCTATACCTGCTATTGGAATTCTTGCTCCAAAGTCTCTTTCATCTGTATATCCATAAACTTCAGATGAATTTCTTACCTCTGGTAACATGCTTTCCGGTATTTCTAACTCTTTTAATAGCTTTTCATCCCACTTTAATTCCTTTATATTATAAATCATTGTTCTAGATGCATTTGTATAATCAGTTATGTGGACCTTACCCTTCGTCAAATTCCATATTAGCCATGTATCTATAGTGCCAAATAATAAATCACCCTTTTCTGCTAACTCTCTGGCACCTTCAACATTATCTAGTATCCACTTAATCTTCGTGCCAGAAAAATATGCATCTATAACTAAGCCAGTATTCTTTCTTACGTAATTTTGTAATCTCTTTTCCTTTAATTCATCACATATATTAGCACTTCTTCTACATTGCCACACAATTGCGTTACATATTGGTTTTCCGGTATGTTTATTCCAGACTACGGTAGTTTCCCTTTGATTAGTAATACCAATTGCTGCTATTTCCTCTGACTTTATACCTACCTTTTCAATTACTTCTCTGGATACCCCTATCTGGGTACCCCATATTTCCATAGGATCATGCTCTACCCAACCTGGTTCAGGAAATATCTGATTGATTTCTTTTTGTGCTGTTCCCACAACTTCGCCAGCATTATTGAATAATATAGCTCTGGAGCTAGTAGTTCCTTGATCAAGTGCAAGTATATACTTCTTATCCATCATTATTGCCTCCAATCTCTCTACCTTAATATTATCAAATTATGCATAACTTACACCATCAACTTACAAACCCCCAACTTCACAGCTACCAATAATTTGTAACTTGTCCAACTATTGAGGGTTTAAAACATGCTATTTATCATGTTATACTCTAAACAAGTTACAAAACAGTAACAAAACTATTACAAATTAATTACCACAAGGAGGATACTATGAAAAACAATAGAAAGTTAGTTTTCTTATTAGTTGCAGTTTTATTACTTAGTTCATCAGCAAGCTTTGCAGGTGGTTTTAACTACAGAGTTACAAGAGTTAACCTAAATAATAATGGTTACAGAATAAATGATTGCTTTGACAACACAAATTTGAATTTCAGAAACGCCTGGAATGTAATTATAGGTAACAATACGCCTTCAAGACCTGGCACAATAATAGAGGTACCAAACAAACCAGTTGATAAGGTAGAAGAACCTTCAACACCTGTAGAAGAACCAGAAACTCCAGTGGCACCAGAAAAACCTGTTGAGGAACCTGAAACACCAGTAGTACCAGAAACACCAGTTGAGGAACCAGAAGCTCCTATAGAAGAGCCAACTACACCAGTTGAAAAACCAGAGAAGCCAGTAGAAAGACCTACTTATCCTCCGGTTGAAGAGGAGAAAGAAGAAGAAGTTGAACAAAATTACTCAGGTTTATCAGCAGATGAAGCTGAAGTAGTTAGATTAGTAAATATAGAAAGACAAAAAGCTGGTTTACAACCTATGAAAGCTAGTTCAGAACTTTCAAATGTAGCTAGAATGAAATCAAAGGATATGGCAGATAAAAATTACTTTAGTCATACATCACCAACTTATGGTAGTCCATTTGATATGATGAAACAATTTGGAATAAGCTACAGAACAGCAGGAGAAAATATTGCAAAAGGATATTTAAACCCAGCATCTGTAATGAATGGATGGATGAATTCATCAGGTCATAGAGCAAATATACTTAATTCAAGCTTTGGAACAATCGGTGTAGGTGCTTATAAAGTTGGTAATACAATTTACTGGACACAAATGTTCACAAACTAAATATAAAAAAACTAATATATATCAAAAAGGACCTGTCAACTCAGGTCCTTTTTGAATTCAGTGAAAAAATGCAGATCCCTCGGCTATGCTCGGGTAAGCAGGACACCAAAATTATGATTTTCAATTTTGTGTGTATCGCTTAGTATGTTCATCTAATGACAGGATAATATCCACAAGGTGTTTCGTCATCTTAGCAGTAAAACCCCATATAATATAATCTTCGTATTTATAGAATAAAACATGATGCTTCCCTCTTTTAAAATTGTACTGTCTTCCATTAGGAATCAAAGAATATGGAAATTCATCATTTCCAACGGTTTGCAAATCCAATACATATTTATCCGGCTCATTTTCCATAAAAAATTCTAAGGGAACTGTGAATAAGTGGTCCACTTCATCCTCGTTTGGCTTAATGTTATCCACATTTACTCCACTAATTATTCCAAGAAAACAATGTATAGTAAAGTTTGCATAAGAAACTATATAGTCCAGTTCACCAACGACTTTAATATTATCTGTTTTAATTAATAATTCCTCTACTGTTTCTCTTATGGCAGTGTCTTTGAAAGTTTCATCTTCTTCAACCTTACCACCTGGAAAAGAAATCTCCCCAGGTTGAGACTTTAAACTCTTGGATCTTAATTCATAAATTACTTCCCAACGACCATTATTTTTAATTAATGGAATGAGAACTGAATACTTTTTCTCAACATCCATAGGCTTAGGAATTCTTTCACTAACATTCTTAATTAACTTGTCTATATTCATAGGTTCCCTCCCAAGCTAATGTCTATAGCAGTTCATAATAATATCTGCAATATTTAATAGAACTTCCTCCTTATTAAATATTGATGCTAAATCTACTTTTTCAAGTAATTTATTCAATTTACCATTATGCTCATATATATGGTCTATCTTACCAGGAGCACACTTTACCCGGTTCAATAATTCTTCATAGGAATATATATGAAATCTATCTAATCCTAAATTCTCAGCCTTTTTTTCTAATAAGGCCAAAATAAAATCTTCATAATCATAAGTTTTGTGAAGTCCTAAAACAGATGCTGTCCTAGGTATAATATATTCAAATAACGCTCTTCTATCTGGAATATTTGTTGTTTTAATCTGTTCTCTTAATTTATTTAATTGCTCTTGTGTGATATTTATCAACATATCAAAGAAAAAGTCTTCGCCTTTTGATTCAATATAATATTTCTTACCCTTTAAACCTCTTAGTGCCTTTAATCCATCATAATAGCCCAACTCAATATTTCTCCGGGCAATTTCATAATCAAAAGCAAAGGAATCCCCAATATCATCAGAAGGTGCTATTACAATAGCATTTATATTAGGATTGAGCCTTCTCGTTCTTCCTCTTCCATATGTACGAACAATAATCAAATCATCATATCCCTTTAACTGAAGTAATTTAAAAGGCAGATTATCATAAAATGCTCCATCTAAATATCTTTTACCACCAAGTTTCTCATTTTTAAATGCTGGAAGATATGCAGACGCTAATAGATAGTCTTTTAGTTCACCTTCTGGGATATCTTCCTTAAACACCTTTATGGGCTTTAAATCTGTCAGATTAATAGTGACCATTCCAAAATCCATATTGGAGCTTCTTATTTTCGATTCATCAATATAAGTAGCTAGTAAGTTCTTAAAGGGTGTTATGTCAAAGCCCCTATCTGTTATGACCAACTTTATTTTATCTGCTAATAATCTTAGGTCCTCTCTACCTAATCTTATCTTACGTAGTCTCTCCATCTCCTCATCATTAGCATCAATTACCATAGAATATTTAATATCATTCCAAAGTTTAAGTGCTTTTTCATAATCTCCTTGTACTATCATAGCACCATTTATAGCTCCTATGGAAGTACCAGCTATACCACCTATTTCAATACCTTCTTCCATAATAGCCTTATAGGCACCAATATGGTAAGATCCTTTTGCCCCACCACCTTCTAGCACTAACCCATACATAAAAACACCTCTAATAATAAATTAATTTACTTTAATTCTGATGTACAATGCGGACATCTTGTAGCTTTAATAGGTATTTCTGTTTTACAGAAATCACATTCCTTTGTTGTAGGCTCCTCAACCTTTGGCTCTTCCTTCTTTTTAAATTTACTGAACCATCTTATAGCTATAAATATCGAAAAAGCAATAATTAGAAAATCTATTACCGTACTTATAAACAATCCGTAGTTTAAAGTTGGAATACCTGCTTCATTTGCAGCTTGTATAGTAGCATATACATTTCCATCATCTTTAAGTTGAATAAATAAATTTGTAAAATCTAATCCTCCAATTAATAAACCTAATAAAGGCATTATAATATCATTTACAAAGGATGTTACTATTTTCCCAAAAGCTCCACCTATTATAACCCCAACTGCTAAATCTACTACATTTCCTCTCATGGCAAATTTTTTAAAATCCTTTATCATTAGCTTATCTTCCTCCTTTTATAATATTATATACCTCTAAATATATACCCTTTCTAAATATTTTAATGCATTTTGGTATATTGTCTTATGGTATAATGAAATTAAATTAATAATTTCAGGGAGGATATCATGTCTAAAAGAATAAGTTGGCAGGAATATTTTATGCAAATAGCTGAGCAGGTTGCAACCAGATCAACATGTGATAGGGCATGGGTTGGTTGTCTGTTAGTAAATGATGATAATAGAATAGTTTCGACTGGATATAATGGTTCTGTTTCAGGAAATCCTCATTGTGATGATATAGGCCATACTCTTAGAGATGGACATTGTATAGCTACAATCCATGCAGAAATGAATGCTTTATTATATTGTGCAAAGGAAGGAATCTCCGTTAAGAACTGTACAGCATATGTAACACATTTCCCTTGTCTAAACTGTACAAAGGCTTTAATTCAGGCAGGAATTAAGCATATTTACTACAGAAATGATTATAGATTAGATGACTATGCTGTTGAGTTATTGGAAAAGAATGGGGTAATATTTGAAAAAATTTAGCACAATTTGCGGTAAACCACCGCAAATTGGGTTAGGTCATAATTGCTTCCTTGGCCAATCTATCTGCTTCTTCGTTGTACTCAACTCCCGTATGGGCTTTTACTTTTACAAATACTACATCAAGTTTATCTTTTATACTATCGTAATATTCCTTATAATGTTTTGTCCCTTCTTTATTGGTTTTCCAATTACCCTTTGCCCAATTCTCAATTCCAGTATAGTCATAATATATGTATAAAATGTCCTTTCCATTTTGTATTGCTATATCCATTGCAATCATTGCGCCTTTTATTTCCCCTGCAACGTTTCTCATTTCTGCAAGTTCTTTGTCATCTTCCCTACCGTTGAAGGTTTCTTTGCCTTCTCTTGAAATTATCACTACTCCATAGCTATAGGTTCTTGACTTTAGATCAAAACTACCGTCAACATATGCTATAAGCTCATTATCCTTTAGATTATCCTCATCGGGTCTTCTAAAATCACCTTCATCTTGAATAAAATTTAATGCTTCATCATAGGTTGGGAATTTTTTATATTTAGAGCCTTTAAATCCTTTTACTTGTTTCTCACATTCAGCCCAGGTTTCATATATACCTGGAGTCTTACCTACTTTAACTGCATAATAAAACGCCATAATACACCCCTTAAATATAAATAAGTTTTTCTTAAGTTTCTTTATTATAACACAAATTTATATTACTTAAACTTATTTACGATGTAATGAAGTAAAGATACCCCATATTCTTTTATATTTTCCATTAACAAATGACAAAATCTTTTAAGATGTTATAATATTGGTATAATAATATTAACATATCCTAGGAGGGAAATTCACTTGAACATTAATATAATTGGAGTACCTGTAAATTATGGTTGTGATATAGATGGAGTTCAATTTGGCCCTAATGAATTGAGAAAGCTTGGATTAGTAGATGCTTTAAGTAATAATGGGAATAAAGTTTTTGATTTTGGTAATATTTATGTGCCTACATATACAGATGAGAGTAAGTTCAAATGGCATGATAAAATGAAATATCTAAATCCAATAGTTGATATTACAAGAAATTTAGCTCATGCTGTTTTTAATTCTTTACATTCTGATTGCTTTCCCTTTGTAATTGGAGGAGACCATTCTTTAGGAATGGGAAGTATAGCAGGTGCTAGTAAACATTTTAAGGAATTAGCAGTAATTTGGGTAGATGCACATGGAGATATAAATACTCCTGATACTTCTCCTACATGTAATATTCATGGTATGCCCTTAGCAGCTTCAATGGGTTATGGTTATAATATGACCACTAATTTATATTATGAGGGAATTAAAGTTAAACCCAGAAATGTTTATATAATTGGTGCAAGAGATTTAGATGAAGGTGAAATTAAACTGGCAGAAGAAACAGGATTAAACCTCTATACAATGGAAATAGTCAGACAAAGAGGTTTAGATACAATCTTACAAGAGGTAATAGAAACGATAAAAACATCTGGTGTAGATGGAGTTCATTTAAGCTATGATATAGACTGTTTAGATAGTAGCTTAGTACCAGGTACAGGAACCAAGGTAGATAATGGCTTTACCATAGGAGAAGGAAAAGAAATATTAAAAAGTCTTTTAAAAACAGGATTTGTAACTTCAATGGACTTCGTTGAATTCAATCCTAAAATAGATGATGAAGATAAATCAACCGCAAAGATTTGTAAGGATTATATTTATTTTATAGGAGAACTACTTTAAAACAGGAGATCCCTCGACTACGCTCGGGATGAAAAAGGGAGCACAGGATGACAAGAAAATATGAATAAAAGTAAGCGGTCAATAATCGCATGGATTTAAAAATTTTATAAACCATGAGATAATATCCTTTACAAAGCACTTTTAATGTTAACAAAGTGACTTTGTTAACATTAGAAGCATGGGAGGATGATCGTATTGACTACTATGAAAGCAGCTAAACATGAAATACAAAAAGAACAATGTCGAGAAATGATTAGAAGACATAAGCAGAGCGGATTACCTATTAGGCAGTGGTGTGAAGAAAATAATATTTCACAAGGAAAATACTACTACTGGTTAAGAGTCATCCGGCAAGAATCACTAATTCAAGCCGGAACGCTCGCTGTATCTGGACAAACTCATTTTGCTGAACTTAAAAAAACAATAGAACAAAATTCTCAATCTACCCATAATGGTACATGTGCCGTCCTTCGCTCAAATGGCAATGAAGTTGAAATTCTGAATGGTGCAGATCCGATAACATTAGAATCAATACTTAAAATTCTTAGAAGATCATGAAGGTTAAATTTCCTGATAACGTCAGGATATACATTGCATGTGGTCATACAGATATGAGAAAATCTATCGATGGTCTTTCGGCAATTGTATCTGGCAATTTTAAACTTGATCCATTTGAGAATGTACTATTTCTATTCTGTGGGCGAAGAAGAGATAGGATGAAAGCACTGTTTTGGGAAGGTGATGGATTCCTTCTACTTTACAAGCGACTCGAAAATGGAGTCTTTCAATGGCCTAAGACTACTAAAGAAGTTAGAGAAATTACACAGCAGCAGTATAGATGGCTTCTAGAAGGATTAACCATAGACCAGAAAAAAATTATTCATAAAGTAGAAAACAAAAAAGTATTTTAGGCTGAGAAAAACGTTGAATTTTCAACACTTTTCTCAGTTTTTTTCGTGCATTACTATGGACGTTATGGTATAATATTTGTAAAGGAAACTATTGGAAGAGGGCTGAAAATCAATGAATGTAGCTGCATCTGAAACATCTGCATTAATAGAAATAATTAAAGAACAGAATCTAACAATTTCAGCTCTTAGAAAAGTAATCGAAGAGTTAAATGTTGACTCTAAAATTCTTCATGAGCAAATTGACTTTCTAACAAAAAAGTTATTTGGCACAAAGAGTGAAAAGACAGCAGCAGTAATATCAGGTCAAATTGCTATTGATGGAGTAGATTTTGGTCAATTTGATGAGGCAGAAGTAGAGGCTAATCTGGAGGAAGTGGAGCCTGTAATTACAAAGAAAAGAACCCGTAAAGGATACTCTAGGGAGAAGGCGCTAATCAATCTTCCAGAAGAAGATAAAGTTTATACACTATCTGAAGAAGATAAAATATGTATAATTGATGGAGATAAGCTACATTATGCCGGTAAGAAATACATGCGCAGTGAAATCGAATATACTCCAGCAACAATGAAACTTGTGCACATCTATGAAGAAAACTGGGAATGCAGAACATGTCGTAAAGAAGGAAGAACCTATCTTAAACAGGCAAAGGTAGATGATGCACTTTTACAGCACTCAATGGCGTCACCATCTAGTGTTGCATGGACAATGTATCAGAAATATGTGAATCATGTTCCTTTATACCGCCAGGAGAAGGACTGGCAGAATCTTGGACTTGAGATTAAAAGAAGTACCTTATCTAATTGGATATTAAAGACAACTGAAGACTGGCTGAATAAAATGGTTACTAAACTTCATGAGCATCTACTTAAAGATAACTACCTACATGCTGATGAAACACCAATTCAAGTAATGAATGAAGATGGCAAGAAAAATACAACCAAATCATATATGTGGGTATATACGACTAGTAGCCATAGTGATAAGCAGATACGTATATTTGAATACCGATCTGGACGTGCTGGTTCCAATGCAGCAGATTTTCTGGATGGATACAAAGGATATCTCCATACGGACGGATATAAAGGGTATGGGAAGGTAAAAGGTGTAACTAGGTGTCTTTGCTGGAGCCATGCAAGAAGATACTTTACAGATTCACTACCTAAAGACATAAAAGGTACAGATGCTACACTGCCAAAACAAGGTTTAGCTTATTGCAATAAAATTTTTGAAATCGAAAAGGAATTAAAAGATCTGTCGCCAGAAGAACGTAAAGAAAAGCGCCTTAAACTGGAAAAACCAGTTTTAGAGGCTTATTGGTCGTGGGTTGATTCAAATATTAATGGAGTCTTGGCAAAATCTAAGATTGGACAGGCCTTGCAGTATGTAAAAAATCAGCAATCTGGATTAATGGCATATCTAGAAGATGGAAATTGTGAAATCTCAAACAATCTTGCAGAAAATAGCATACGTCCATTTACCGTAGGAAGAAAGAATTGGCTATTTGCAGGAAGCCCGAAAGGTGCCTCGGCAAGTGCAACGGTATATAGCCTAGTAGAAACAGCTAAAGCCAATGGTTTAAATCCATATAAATATTTACAGCTTCTGCTCACTACTCTTCCTAAAAAACCGTTTCAAGAAGATGATAGTTTATTGGATAATCTTCTTCCATGGAATCCGAAAGTTCAGGAAGTATGTAAAACTAAATAACATCGATGAATAAATTAATAACGCAGCCAAATTTGGCTGCGTTTACTATATATACATGTGATTATTTAACGCTTACGAATAAAAGACAAAAAAGAATGCTTAGGCATTCTTTTTTTATTCCTTGAATACCCTATATAGAGGCTATTTCGTTGCAATAGTGTGAAGCAATTGCTTCGTAATTCCTCTGATATTTAAAAAGCTACTAGGGGGTTGATTTGTGAGTTCTGCTATTATTCTTATATTATTAGGTTCAGGTATTTATCTTACCATTGGTACTAAATTCTTTTCTTTAACCAAGCTTAATTACATAGTTAAACATACATTCAATAACATGTTTTCTAAAAAAACTAGTGGAGTTGGAGATGTAACTCCCTTTCAAGCAGTATCTACTGCACTTGCTGCAACTGTAGGTACTGGCAATATATCCGGAGTTGCCACAGCAATAACTATAGGAGGACCGGGTGCTATATTCTGGATGTGGATTGCTGCAGTTTTTGGAATGACCACTAAATACTCCGAAGTTTTATTAGCAATTTATTATAGGAAAAGAACTAAGGATGGAAGATACGTAGGAGGTCCTATGTACTATATAGAAAATGGCTTGAAAATGAAATGGTTGGCCTGTATTTTTGCTCTATGTGCATCCATTGCTTCCTTTGGCATAGGAAATATGGTCCAATCAAATTCTGTAGCTGATTCCCTTAATGCTACTTTTAATATCAATCCTATTACTACAGGAATCATACTTTCATTGGCTACAACTTTAGTTATTATTGGTGGAATTAAAAGAATTGGTTCCTTTGCAGAGATATTTGTACCCTTCATGGCTGCATTATATATTATTGGTGGTCTAGTGATTTTATCAATTAATGTAAATATGATCCCAAAAATCATTACACTAATCTTTGATCATGCTTTATCAGGTCATGCTGCAGTAGGAGGCTTCACTGGAGCTACTGTTATGCATTCTATAAAAATAGGAGTTGCAAGAGGAGTCTTTACCAATGAAGCAGGGTTAGGAAGTGCGCCTATTGCACATGCAGCAGCTATAACTGATAACCCAGTACAGCAAGGTTTGTGGGGAATATTTGAAGTACTTGTTGACACTATAATAATATGTAGTATAACTGCTTTTGTAATTTTGGTTTCAGGTCTTTGGAATAGTGGCTTAACTGGAGCAGGGCTAACTACCGCAGCCTTTGAAACATTACTGCCAAATAGCGGATTTATAGTATCTATAGGAAGCTTATTCTTCGCTTTCGCGTCAATAATAGGTTGGGAATACTATGGTGAAAGATGCATAGAATATTTATTTGGTCATAAAGTTATTTTACCTTATAGAATATTGTGGAGCCTTATGTTAATAGTAGGTGCAATCAGTGACTTAACAGAAATATGGCTACTATCTGATGTCTTAAACGGTCTTATGGCTATACCTAATTTAATTGGAGTTATCTTTTTAAGTCCAATTGTTTTTAAACTTACTAATGATCACTTTAAGATAAATAAGGCTAATCACATTAAATGATTAGCCTTTAACTTTCTCTAGTATGTGCAATTCTACTAGCTGCAGCGGCTGCAATTGCGGCTACCAAGTCATCTAGAAACGTATTACACTCTACACCTTTCTTTGAATCCAATTCCTTAATTATTCCTATTTTCTCTTTATCCAGATAACCATAATTAGTAAGTCCAATAGTTCCATATACATTTACAATTGATAATGGTATGATTTCATCAATTCCATAAAGTCCTTCATCTGTCTCTACTATTGTTTGAAGAGGTTCCGGTAATAGCTTTTTTTCAGCCAATTCATCAAGTGCAATTCCAGTTAGGATAGCATGTATTATCTCCCTTTTACTTAATACTGCATCAATATTCTCTATACATATTTCCAAGGTTAAGCCAGGATAATATTTACTTTGTAAATACAACACTATCTCTGCAATATCCTCCAATCTTACCCCTCTTTTTTCAAGCATTTCAATAGATTTCTTCTTTAAATCTTCAGTTTTGTATCTCTCACTATACTTCAATTCTAAATTACTCATATCATCCCTCCATAGTTAGTCTAACCTTATAATACCCAATTTCTTAGCATCCTTCTCATAAAATAAAGGTTGTTAAACTTGATATTTTTGTAACCATGGTATATAATATGTTTTGTATCAAGATATTTTAAAAGGAAAGGAGTTTGAGAAAATGAAAAAGACATTATCATTAGCATTGATATTAGTACTTATAGCTACAACTTTAGTAGGATGTGGTGGTGCTAAATTAACTGACGGTACATACGAAGGTGAAGCACAAGGTATGGCACCATTAAAAGTACAAGTTGAAGTTAAAGAAGGAAAAATTGCTAGCGTTGAAGTTATAGAACATGCTGAAACTGAAGGAATTTCTGAACCAGCTTTAGAGCAAATTCCATCATTAATCGTTGAAAAGAACTCAACAGATGTAGATTCTATATCAGGAGCTACAGTTACAAGTGATGCTATTAAAGAAGCTGTTAACAAAGCTTTAGAAAACGCTCAATAATTATTAAAAACCCCCTCAATTATGAGGGGGTTTTATTGTTCTTTTTCTGTATTAAAGATGATAATATTATTCCAATTTCAAATAATATAAGCATTGGTATACCTAGTAATATCTGTGAT
The DNA window shown above is from Tissierella sp. Yu-01 and carries:
- a CDS encoding IS66 family transposase → MNVAASETSALIEIIKEQNLTISALRKVIEELNVDSKILHEQIDFLTKKLFGTKSEKTAAVISGQIAIDGVDFGQFDEAEVEANLEEVEPVITKKRTRKGYSREKALINLPEEDKVYTLSEEDKICIIDGDKLHYAGKKYMRSEIEYTPATMKLVHIYEENWECRTCRKEGRTYLKQAKVDDALLQHSMASPSSVAWTMYQKYVNHVPLYRQEKDWQNLGLEIKRSTLSNWILKTTEDWLNKMVTKLHEHLLKDNYLHADETPIQVMNEDGKKNTTKSYMWVYTTSSHSDKQIRIFEYRSGRAGSNAADFLDGYKGYLHTDGYKGYGKVKGVTRCLCWSHARRYFTDSLPKDIKGTDATLPKQGLAYCNKIFEIEKELKDLSPEERKEKRLKLEKPVLEAYWSWVDSNINGVLAKSKIGQALQYVKNQQSGLMAYLEDGNCEISNNLAENSIRPFTVGRKNWLFAGSPKGASASATVYSLVETAKANGLNPYKYLQLLLTTLPKKPFQEDDSLLDNLLPWNPKVQEVCKTK
- the rocF gene encoding arginase, with the translated sequence MNINIIGVPVNYGCDIDGVQFGPNELRKLGLVDALSNNGNKVFDFGNIYVPTYTDESKFKWHDKMKYLNPIVDITRNLAHAVFNSLHSDCFPFVIGGDHSLGMGSIAGASKHFKELAVIWVDAHGDINTPDTSPTCNIHGMPLAASMGYGYNMTTNLYYEGIKVKPRNVYIIGARDLDEGEIKLAEETGLNLYTMEIVRQRGLDTILQEVIETIKTSGVDGVHLSYDIDCLDSSLVPGTGTKVDNGFTIGEGKEILKSLLKTGFVTSMDFVEFNPKIDDEDKSTAKICKDYIYFIGELL
- the tnpB gene encoding IS66 family insertion sequence element accessory protein TnpB (TnpB, as the term is used for proteins encoded by IS66 family insertion elements, is considered an accessory protein, since TnpC, encoded by a neighboring gene, is a DDE family transposase.); the protein is MKVKFPDNVRIYIACGHTDMRKSIDGLSAIVSGNFKLDPFENVLFLFCGRRRDRMKALFWEGDGFLLLYKRLENGVFQWPKTTKEVREITQQQYRWLLEGLTIDQKKIIHKVENKKVF
- a CDS encoding cytidine/deoxycytidylate deaminase family protein → MSKRISWQEYFMQIAEQVATRSTCDRAWVGCLLVNDDNRIVSTGYNGSVSGNPHCDDIGHTLRDGHCIATIHAEMNALLYCAKEGISVKNCTAYVTHFPCLNCTKALIQAGIKHIYYRNDYRLDDYAVELLEKNGVIFEKI
- a CDS encoding ribonuclease H family protein, coding for MAFYYAVKVGKTPGIYETWAECEKQVKGFKGSKYKKFPTYDEALNFIQDEGDFRRPDEDNLKDNELIAYVDGSFDLKSRTYSYGVVIISREGKETFNGREDDKELAEMRNVAGEIKGAMIAMDIAIQNGKDILYIYYDYTGIENWAKGNWKTNKEGTKHYKEYYDSIKDKLDVVFVKVKAHTGVEYNEEADRLAKEAIMT
- the mscL gene encoding large conductance mechanosensitive channel protein MscL; this translates as MIKDFKKFAMRGNVVDLAVGVIIGGAFGKIVTSFVNDIIMPLLGLLIGGLDFTNLFIQLKDDGNVYATIQAANEAGIPTLNYGLFISTVIDFLIIAFSIFIAIRWFSKFKKKEEPKVEEPTTKECDFCKTEIPIKATRCPHCTSELK